A genome region from Actinobacillus arthritidis includes the following:
- a CDS encoding putative transporter: MSDIAIIVSLLSLVAVLGLWIGHIKIKGVGLGIGGVLFGGIIVSHCTNLYGIKLDAHTLHFIQEFGLILFVYSIGIQVGPGFFASLRQSGLKLNGFAVMIVAISGVLVALIHKLFDVPLPVILGIFSGAVTNTPSLGAGQQVLTELGGDNITAVMGMSYAIAYPFGIIGILLSMWLIRIIFKVNIDKEAKEFDENQNQKKEGLDTLNVRLTNPNLGGLKLKEIPDFESHTVIYSRLKREDELIVPNVDTVLKVGDVLHLVGEKATLSKMQLILGEEANVSLSTRGTCFRSERAVVTNENVFGKKIRHLMLKGKYEVVISRLNRAGVELVPNGEMTLQFGDVLNLVGHQEDIETVRAIIGDAHQKLQQVQMLPIFVGIGLGVLLGSLPLYIPGFPVALKLGLAGGPLVVALILARIGSIGKLYWFMPPSANLALREIGIVLFLSVVGLKAGANFLDTLLSPEGLSWMGYGAIITFIPLIVTGFVARVYGKMNYLSLCGLLSGAMTDPPALAFANEIKDGHGATALSYATVYPLVMFLRIILPQLLAILLWTAS; this comes from the coding sequence ATGAGTGATATAGCCATTATTGTCAGCTTGTTATCATTAGTTGCAGTATTAGGTTTATGGATAGGGCACATCAAAATTAAAGGCGTAGGGCTTGGTATCGGTGGCGTGTTATTTGGTGGAATCATCGTTTCGCATTGTACCAATCTTTACGGCATTAAATTAGATGCACATACCTTACATTTTATCCAAGAATTCGGATTGATTCTGTTTGTTTATTCAATCGGTATTCAAGTCGGCCCGGGCTTTTTCGCATCATTACGCCAATCAGGATTAAAACTGAATGGGTTTGCAGTAATGATTGTCGCAATAAGTGGTGTATTAGTGGCACTAATTCATAAATTATTTGATGTACCGTTACCGGTCATTTTAGGTATTTTTTCCGGTGCAGTCACTAATACACCGTCTTTAGGTGCCGGTCAACAAGTTCTAACTGAACTTGGCGGAGATAATATTACCGCAGTCATGGGGATGAGCTATGCAATTGCTTATCCGTTTGGGATTATTGGTATTTTACTTTCTATGTGGTTAATTCGGATCATATTTAAAGTGAATATTGATAAAGAAGCCAAAGAGTTTGACGAAAACCAAAACCAAAAGAAAGAGGGATTGGATACGCTTAATGTGCGTTTGACGAATCCTAACTTAGGTGGTTTAAAATTAAAAGAAATCCCTGATTTTGAATCACATACAGTGATTTATTCTCGTTTAAAACGTGAGGATGAATTAATTGTGCCGAATGTAGATACGGTATTAAAAGTGGGGGATGTATTACATCTAGTCGGTGAAAAAGCCACGTTATCTAAAATGCAATTGATTTTAGGTGAAGAAGCGAATGTTTCTCTTTCCACTCGAGGTACTTGCTTCCGTTCAGAACGAGCAGTCGTAACCAACGAAAATGTATTCGGTAAAAAAATTCGCCATTTAATGCTGAAAGGTAAGTACGAAGTGGTGATTTCTCGTTTAAACCGTGCTGGGGTGGAATTAGTACCAAATGGTGAAATGACCTTACAATTCGGTGACGTATTAAATTTGGTTGGTCATCAAGAAGATATTGAAACGGTCAGAGCGATTATTGGTGACGCACACCAGAAACTGCAACAAGTACAAATGTTACCGATCTTTGTTGGGATTGGTTTAGGCGTGTTACTTGGTTCTCTACCGCTTTATATTCCAGGGTTCCCGGTCGCATTAAAATTAGGTTTAGCCGGTGGTCCGCTTGTTGTAGCGTTAATTCTTGCTCGAATTGGTAGTATCGGTAAACTTTATTGGTTTATGCCACCAAGTGCTAACTTAGCATTACGTGAGATCGGTATTGTTCTATTCCTCTCTGTGGTTGGCTTAAAAGCCGGAGCGAATTTCCTTGATACGTTACTTAGCCCCGAGGGGCTTTCATGGATGGGATACGGTGCGATTATTACTTTTATTCCGCTCATTGTAACCGGATTTGTCGCTCGTGTTTACGGCAAAATGAATTATCTATCATTATGCGGTTTATTATCCGGTGCGATGACCGATCCACCTGCATTAGCTTTTGCTAATGAAATTAAAGACGGTCACGGTGCAACTGCACTTTCTTATGCAACGGTATATCCGCTTGTGATGTTCTTACGGATTATCTTACCTCAATTACTCGCTATTCTACTTTGGACGGCAAGTTAG
- the gltS gene encoding sodium/glutamate symporter, which translates to MEPIILNGYHTLIVATLVLLVGRFFVSRIKFLQDFNIPEAVAGGLVAAVVILCLYHWMGLSFQFEKSLQNAFMLAFFSSVGLSADFSRLKQGGMPLVVFLAVVGVFIIIQNGVGVGLATVLGLDPLVGLITGSITLTGGHGTGAAWAKIFSEQYGITGIMEMAMASATFGLVAGGLIGGPVARRLVNKMKKDRKQGVTKKVDTSAEQYDDNTFESADTIRFITSSSTIETMALFATCLAFSSVMANAFPDLGLPQFVWALGFGVVLRNVLTKVFKFDMFDRAIDVFGNASLSLFLAMALMSIKLWELSGLAGPLLIILLVQTIVMIIYGYFVTFRVMGKDYDATILTAGHCGFGLGATPTAVANMQSVTETFGPSHKAFLIVPLVGAFFVDLLNLGVITWFIEFLR; encoded by the coding sequence ATGGAACCAATAATTCTGAATGGTTACCACACATTGATTGTCGCAACGCTCGTACTTTTAGTCGGACGTTTTTTTGTAAGTAGAATCAAATTTCTGCAGGACTTCAATATTCCGGAAGCGGTAGCCGGCGGTTTAGTTGCGGCAGTTGTTATTCTTTGCTTATATCATTGGATGGGACTTTCTTTCCAATTTGAAAAAAGCCTACAAAACGCCTTTATGTTAGCATTCTTCTCATCTGTTGGTTTATCTGCTGATTTCTCTCGTTTAAAACAAGGTGGTATGCCTTTAGTTGTCTTCCTTGCAGTTGTTGGTGTATTTATTATTATTCAGAATGGTGTCGGCGTAGGGCTTGCAACTGTATTAGGCTTAGATCCGTTAGTCGGTTTAATTACGGGGTCAATTACTTTAACCGGTGGTCATGGCACCGGTGCCGCATGGGCAAAAATTTTCTCTGAACAGTATGGTATTACCGGTATTATGGAAATGGCTATGGCATCAGCAACCTTCGGTTTAGTTGCCGGTGGTTTAATTGGTGGTCCGGTTGCTCGCCGTTTAGTGAATAAAATGAAGAAAGATCGCAAACAGGGTGTAACTAAAAAAGTCGATACTTCCGCAGAACAATATGATGATAATACCTTTGAATCTGCAGATACTATTCGCTTTATCACATCAAGTTCAACTATCGAAACGATGGCATTATTTGCGACTTGTTTAGCATTCTCGTCAGTAATGGCAAATGCTTTCCCGGATTTAGGTTTACCACAATTCGTTTGGGCATTGGGTTTCGGTGTGGTATTACGTAACGTATTAACTAAAGTGTTTAAATTTGATATGTTCGACCGTGCCATTGACGTATTTGGTAACGCATCATTAAGTTTATTCTTAGCAATGGCATTAATGAGTATCAAATTATGGGAATTATCCGGATTAGCAGGTCCATTACTCATTATCTTACTCGTTCAAACCATTGTGATGATTATATACGGTTACTTCGTCACTTTCCGTGTCATGGGCAAAGATTATGATGCGACCATTTTAACTGCCGGTCACTGTGGTTTCGGTTTAGGTGCAACACCAACTGCGGTCGCCAATATGCAATCTGTGACAGAAACTTTCGGTCCGTCACACAAAGCATTCTTAATCGTACCATTAGTCGGTGCTTTCTTCGTAGACCTTTTAAACTTAGGTGTGATTACTTGGTTTATTGAGTTCTTACGTTAA
- a CDS encoding YacL family protein, producing the protein MEYQFTHSIHGVVAKCSMDHEAFARWLNTEITENPKELSNIFAEIEKCRATYPNHYECVIEGKEYSLFLDCDEVMVKANNLDDAFDEEQMEDGFQFYDQESIAFCGLEDFERFLTAYQKFSKTYH; encoded by the coding sequence ATGGAATATCAATTTACACATTCGATTCACGGTGTTGTCGCAAAATGTTCAATGGATCACGAAGCGTTTGCGCGTTGGTTAAATACGGAAATAACTGAAAATCCTAAAGAGCTGAGCAATATTTTTGCTGAAATCGAGAAATGCCGAGCGACTTATCCGAATCATTACGAATGTGTGATCGAAGGAAAAGAATATAGCCTATTTTTGGATTGTGATGAGGTTATGGTCAAAGCGAATAATTTAGATGATGCATTTGATGAGGAGCAAATGGAAGATGGTTTTCAGTTTTATGATCAAGAAAGTATCGCATTTTGTGGCTTAGAAGATTTTGAGCGGTTTTTGACGGCTTATCAAAAATTTAGTAAAACTTATCATTAA
- a CDS encoding YciI family protein, whose product MYYVIFAQDNPNTLEKRMEVRPAHLARLEKLQAEGRLLTAGPNPTEDGSGVTGSTVIAEFDSLADAQVWASEDPYVEAGVYGDVIIKPFKKVF is encoded by the coding sequence ATGTATTACGTTATTTTTGCACAAGATAATCCAAATACTTTGGAAAAACGTATGGAAGTACGCCCAGCTCACTTAGCACGTTTAGAAAAATTACAAGCGGAAGGTCGCTTATTAACTGCAGGTCCAAATCCAACCGAAGATGGTAGTGGTGTAACCGGTTCTACCGTGATTGCCGAATTTGACTCGTTAGCCGATGCTCAAGTTTGGGCTTCCGAAGATCCTTATGTCGAAGCCGGCGTTTATGGTGATGTAATCATCAAGCCATTTAAAAAAGTGTTTTAA
- the yciA gene encoding acyl-CoA thioester hydrolase YciA → MSKNKPYDRNPNGKLLLRTLAMPSDTNANGDIFSGWIMSQMDLGGAILAKELAKGRVVTVTVDKMVFHMPISVGDVVCCYGTLVKVGRSSLQVKVEVFIKQVYQGSRERFRVTEALFTYVAVDKEGKSRAIPRENNPELDEALSLMEQALAFEAELVNQQPTA, encoded by the coding sequence ATGAGCAAAAATAAACCTTATGACAGAAATCCTAATGGTAAATTACTACTAAGAACGCTCGCAATGCCGTCAGATACTAACGCTAACGGCGATATTTTCAGCGGCTGGATTATGTCACAAATGGACTTAGGCGGTGCTATCCTTGCAAAAGAATTGGCGAAAGGCAGAGTGGTGACTGTTACCGTGGATAAAATGGTTTTCCATATGCCGATTTCGGTCGGTGATGTGGTCTGTTGCTATGGTACTTTAGTTAAAGTCGGACGTTCATCGTTACAAGTTAAAGTTGAAGTATTTATTAAACAGGTTTATCAAGGTTCAAGAGAGCGTTTTCGTGTAACAGAAGCACTATTTACCTATGTTGCGGTCGATAAAGAAGGTAAATCTCGTGCAATTCCTCGTGAAAATAATCCTGAGCTTGATGAAGCATTATCATTAATGGAACAGGCTTTAGCCTTTGAGGCAGAGCTTGTAAATCAGCAACCAACTGCATAG
- a CDS encoding septation protein A, which produces MKQLLEFIPLILFFAVYKLYGVQQAAITLVIATIIQLIALQVLYRKIEKSQWIMGVFVVFFGILTAYFNDLNFLKWKVTIINGLFVAVLLISQFVFKKPIIQMLLGKELKLPEQVWHNLNLGWAGFFIICMLLNIVISHYFSDDVWATFKTFGFTGLSLVVAIATGAYLYPHLKNVENTNEQK; this is translated from the coding sequence ATGAAACAATTACTTGAATTTATTCCGTTGATTCTGTTTTTTGCGGTATACAAATTATATGGTGTGCAACAAGCGGCAATTACATTAGTGATTGCAACCATTATTCAGTTGATTGCGTTACAAGTGCTTTATAGAAAGATTGAAAAATCGCAATGGATTATGGGTGTTTTTGTTGTTTTCTTCGGAATTTTGACCGCTTATTTCAATGACTTAAATTTCTTGAAATGGAAAGTGACGATTATTAATGGTTTATTTGTTGCTGTACTCTTAATCAGCCAATTTGTTTTCAAAAAGCCGATTATTCAGATGTTATTAGGCAAAGAACTGAAATTGCCAGAACAAGTTTGGCATAATCTCAACTTAGGTTGGGCAGGCTTTTTTATTATCTGTATGTTGCTTAATATCGTAATTAGTCATTATTTTTCAGATGACGTATGGGCAACATTTAAAACCTTCGGATTTACGGGATTGAGTTTAGTCGTCGCGATTGCAACCGGGGCTTATCTCTATCCTCATCTTAAAAATGTGGAGAATACCAATGAGCAAAAATAA